In one Pyxidicoccus xibeiensis genomic region, the following are encoded:
- a CDS encoding DUF4091 domain-containing protein, translating to MGVGWAWAVVAAMAATPGPKVVSPLVKVRPGEAVEGRRDARLSVARGECEATQVVLPGRVERVRVEPLALKGPGAALRASVWRQAFIDVKTPSNGEGRKGPWPDALVPVEAPVADAKLPAVLYVEVCAPEKQAPGTYKGALQVKAGDAAALPVPFTVEVQPFALPATASLPTSFGVSLYSIAKGHGLSPESPEAQELLRAYGRTLLEHRVSAHGMSMSPPPVRFEGGRAVVDWRAYDAEMGPFLDGSLLPSGARFTSAEVRDSRQASTDAEKTAYYRAFAEHFRKKGWPAQLFFYAKDEPKPEDVPLVKAQSKRVRAAGGIPVLVTSPLDDALRGSADILTPTLNCFYPRPGPQTCRNVVTTGTLRGQLPRGAKVWWYQSCNSHGCNGGPPEDAAVDAAYSGWASYMVDHPAPLNRAMGVLAFTAGVDGELYFDTVFAYNTKKDPWADVFEFGGNGDGTLFYPGTPARLGAARHAPVVSLRLKHLRDGLEDYEYLRLLAELGDVSFAQAAARRLARSGWDITRDAGEWEAVRQEVTARLRQRWEASEYAKRPGRQTPNSTP from the coding sequence ATGGGCGTGGGATGGGCGTGGGCAGTGGTGGCGGCGATGGCCGCCACTCCAGGGCCGAAGGTCGTGTCGCCCCTGGTGAAGGTGCGTCCGGGTGAAGCGGTGGAAGGTCGCCGCGACGCCCGGCTCAGCGTGGCGCGCGGAGAGTGTGAAGCCACGCAGGTGGTGCTGCCCGGGCGCGTGGAGCGCGTGCGGGTGGAGCCCCTGGCACTGAAGGGCCCGGGCGCCGCGCTGCGGGCCTCGGTGTGGCGGCAGGCCTTCATCGACGTGAAGACGCCGTCCAACGGGGAAGGCCGCAAGGGCCCCTGGCCGGACGCGCTGGTGCCCGTGGAGGCGCCCGTCGCCGACGCGAAGCTGCCCGCCGTCCTCTACGTGGAGGTGTGCGCGCCGGAGAAGCAGGCGCCGGGCACGTACAAGGGCGCGCTGCAGGTGAAGGCCGGTGACGCGGCGGCCCTGCCAGTGCCCTTCACGGTGGAGGTGCAGCCCTTCGCGCTGCCGGCCACGGCCTCCCTGCCCACCAGCTTCGGCGTGTCGCTGTACAGCATCGCCAAGGGGCACGGGCTGTCCCCGGAGTCCCCCGAGGCGCAGGAGCTCTTGCGCGCGTACGGGCGCACCCTGCTGGAGCACCGGGTGAGCGCCCACGGCATGAGCATGTCGCCGCCGCCGGTGCGCTTCGAGGGCGGCCGCGCGGTGGTGGACTGGCGCGCGTACGACGCGGAGATGGGCCCCTTCCTCGACGGGAGCCTGCTGCCTTCGGGCGCGCGCTTCACCTCGGCGGAGGTGCGCGACAGCCGCCAGGCGAGCACGGACGCGGAGAAGACGGCGTACTACCGCGCCTTCGCCGAGCACTTCCGGAAGAAGGGCTGGCCGGCGCAGCTGTTCTTCTATGCCAAGGACGAGCCCAAGCCGGAGGACGTGCCCCTCGTGAAGGCGCAGTCCAAGCGGGTGCGCGCCGCCGGGGGCATCCCCGTGCTCGTCACCAGCCCGCTGGATGACGCGCTGCGCGGCTCGGCGGACATCCTCACGCCCACCCTCAACTGCTTCTACCCGCGCCCCGGGCCCCAGACGTGCCGCAACGTGGTGACGACGGGGACGCTGCGCGGCCAGCTGCCGCGCGGGGCGAAGGTGTGGTGGTACCAGAGCTGCAACTCGCACGGCTGCAACGGCGGGCCCCCGGAGGACGCGGCGGTGGACGCGGCCTACAGCGGGTGGGCGTCATACATGGTGGACCACCCCGCCCCGCTCAACCGGGCCATGGGCGTGCTGGCCTTCACCGCCGGAGTGGACGGCGAGCTCTATTTCGACACCGTCTTCGCCTACAACACGAAGAAGGACCCCTGGGCCGACGTCTTCGAGTTCGGCGGCAACGGCGACGGCACCCTCTTCTACCCGGGCACCCCGGCCCGCCTGGGCGCCGCGCGTCACGCACCGGTGGTCAGTTTGCGCCTCAAGCACCTGCGTGACGGCCTGGAGGACTACGAGTACCTGCGGCTGCTGGCGGAGCTGGGGGATGTGTCCTTTGCCCAGGCGGCCGCGCGACGGCTGGCCCGGTCGGGTTGGGACATCACCCGGGATGCGGGAGAATGGGAAGCGGTCCGCCAGGAAGTCACCGCGCGGCTCCGCCAGCGATGGGAAGCCTCCGAATATGCGAAGCGTCCGGGCCGTCAGACGCCCAACAGCACCCCGTAG